The DNA segment AAATCTTCATAATCAGCTTCACAGCCTTTAATCTGAACAGGCAATTCAATTTTTGGAAATTTGTCAAGAAACGATTGAAACTGGTCGTTTACCTGCGGAAGTTCGGTTTCCAACTTTGTTGTTGAAGTCGAATTATCTTCATCCGTTTTACTCTTGTCGGTTTGCGAGCAACTTATCAGTAATAGGGTCAATATTGGTAATAGTATTTTCATCGTTCTTTTAAATGCATTACAACGGGAGTTTGTGCATTAACCCACAAAACTCGGGCTTTTCAAATGTAAATATAAAATATATTTTTGAAAATTAAGCCGTTTTTTAAACAAAATGTGAGGAGTTGATTTTGTTATGTGAGGCTTTGTGGTAACTGTGGTGCTTAAAAATGAAAAAATAGTCGTTTTTATGGCTCTTAGTTGTTTTATTAGCTCTATGTTAATAACTGTCAGGTTGTTATAGGATTTAACGAAAAAAGGAGGTATTTCTGCCATGCCAACCGCTCTAAAAAGAAAAAAACCGCTCTAAAGCGGTTGTCTAAGTAACAAACTGTTTTACGAAATCCCCAATAGAACATTTTTTTTATCAACCATCCTCCAACAACCGATTCCGTTCAACCTGCGTTCTCATTGTTCGTCCTTCGGACGCAACGAAAACTTAGTTGTTAGTGGCTGCCATTTTTTTATATTTCACTTTCTTCAAGGATTGCTATTTTCTGATAAATATTGTCTGCGCCAAGGTTCATAGTTTTCTGACAAACCTGCAACATTAGATTGTAAACAAGTGTATAATTCATTGTATTTAAACCCTGCATAAAAACAAGTTTTTATATAATCAAAAGGTATAATATTTTTACTACCCGCAGAAGGTTTAAACAAGATTTGGTAAATATTATCCGCATACCTCACTTCCCAACCGTGTTGAGTCGTATTTTTCAAAATAGTATGCAATACATATCCTGTCAATAACGGTAATATATGGCTGTTACAGAAAGTCTGTTTGAAATAATCGGTATATGTGTTGTTTTCGTCTAACGTGTTCAATGATTCAATTGAAAAATTAAGTTCACTTTCGGATAATGTCCAATACTTGTTGGTTGGGTCGTCTCGCTCTCTCTCGTGCATTTGTACAAACTCCTCTGCAAGTCGCTTAATAAGTATTTCTCTCAAAAGACAAGCATTGTCATACGCACAGATTTTTTCTGTGTACTCGTCTGCTGTCCCAACAAATGTATGATATGCTTCTTTGAATTTAGGCAGAGGATATTCTTTTTCTACTATTTTAATTATTTGAAAAAAAGAGGTGCCTAAATTTCCAAAAAGACCATTTATAATTTGTTGTTGTTTGTCTATATCAAGTTGTATCATTGTGCTTGTTTTTATGCCCATAGTCTTGTCGTAGTTGGTTTCGTATGGTTGCCACTAACGGAAAAGTATAAGCGTAGTGCGGGATTATGAAGCCGATACTTTCAATTTGCCGATATTTTGTTAATAGTTCATAAGTTCATCCCGAAGCTTCGGGATAGCACTTTCGCCCGCATTACACTTATACAATGTTGTGCTTAGTTTTTTATTCAACTCCAATTATTTTTTTCCACGTATTCGCATTTTTGCATTTTGGGTTAATTCCAGAATTTTTGTTTTTAGTGAATGGTAACCATTGCCAATCTTCTCCACCTGGAAACCCTAAATTTCCCCAGTTATCTATAAGTTCTGTGAAAGAATTTGACATTATAAATCCGTGTCCTTCTCCGTCATCATGACTCAAATAAATAATTTTCCCATAATTTTCTTCTGAAATGTCAATTGACAAATAGTCGCCATTACCAACTTCTTGAAAAACAAATTTGTTATGCCAGACTTTATCATATTCATTATTTTGGTCAGGGAAACAAACTTTTATCCAATTATCTTTACTTTTATTGAAATCAATGATAAAATTTGTTCCCCAATGAATTTCTCCGCAAAAGATTCCATCTAGTTCTTTTGGAAGCTCAAAGTCATCAGGCAAAAACCATTTAAACTCTAAATGAGCGCTTACATTAAGTAATACATTCCTGAATTCATTTGGAATTTTATAATTTAATTCTTTTTCAATTTTTAATAATTGCTCCTCAGAAGCGGGATTTTCAAAAATCAATTCTCTACTTTCTCCACCTAAATTTTCAATTTTTAATAATATATTTTCTAATATCTTTTTCATTTGGAATTCGATTTTTAAATTATGCACAACGGCTTAGGCTATGAGTAGTTGCGTGAATTTAGTAAAAAATTTCCAAGTACACGCAAGGCTGAAAATTCCAACGGAATTTTCAGAGTGTGCGGGTAGAAGCAATTACTTATAGCCATTGTTGTGTGCAGTTTTTTATTTTGTTCCAACTATTTTAATATTCTCTCCATTGACTTGAATTGCCTCCGTGTTGCTTATTGGAATCAAATCAATTTTATCTCTGTAATCAACAATAATTTCTTCTACTGATTTTTTAAATGGTTGGTTCGTGTGGTGTGGCAAAGTATAAAAGTCAACAATATTTAAAGCATTGTAATCAGTCAGTTTTTTTGCTTTTGCTTTGTCGTCCATTTTCTCAACATATTTTATGTTTTCTGACATAATTATTGAGCCAGCGGAAGCTCCAATATAGGGTTTTCCTTTTTTTATTTCTTCAAGTATTATTTTATCAGCTCCAGATATTTTTAATTCTTGAAGCAGATAAAACGTATTCCCTCCTGAAACATAGATAAAATCATTCTTTTTAATTACTTTTTCGATTTGATTTGTTCCAGTACTGGAAATGTCTAATTCTTCAATTATAAGTCCAAGTTTTTCAAATGCTTTTTGGTCATTCTCAACATAGGCTTTATATTCTTCAGGAATACTTGCTGTTGGAATAAACGTTATTCTCCTGTTTTTTAATTTCTCTCCAAGAAATGGTTCTAGGAATTCGGAAACATCTACAAAAGAAGAAGAAAGAAAAAGTTTTTTCATTTTTATTTTACGTTCAGATTTTAAATTGCACACAACAATTGTATAAACGAACATTTATGTTGTTTATACCGCTATTTTGGAATATATACGACATAAATGTTCGCATATATTTCGTTTATGCATCGCTAAAATATAAATATTTTATTGAATTTTAAAGATTTTAATTATTTTTTTTGCAATAAATACCGCTTTTTTATTCTTCCCTTATAGCCTTTCACTCCAAGTAGGTATTGTTTAATATTACCCAATTTATTTATCTTTATAGCTTAAAATTCTATCTATGCGTTTTTTAAGTGCTCTCTTTTTTGTTTTGCAAGTGTTATTCTTGTCGGCACAAAACACATGCCCGTACCCAAATAGATATATAGACTCTGTTTTCTCGCAAGTAGATATTACTACCAATATTTGGTTTGGCAATGCAGACCCTTTTAATCCATTTTCAAGCAATCAAGATTTATACTTAGATTTTTACGAACCGCATGGCGATACCGCTTCGGCTCGCCCTTTAATTATTCATGCTTTTGGTGGTGGTTTTTTAAGTGGCAACCGCACCAGCGATGATATTCCTTACTGGGCAGACCAATATGTAAAGAAAGGCTATGTTTTTGTATCAATAGACTACCGCCTTGGCTACAACCCTACCAGTGCCAGTAGTGTAGAACGTGCGGCTTACCGCTGTGCACAAGATTATAATGCCGCTCTACGTTTTTTGGCAGACAATGCAAGCACTTACAGAATTGACTTAAACAATGTAATTGTAACCGGAAATAGTGCCGGAAGCATAGGAGCATTAATTGTGGCTTTTATGGACGATAACGACCGACCGGCTTCTACCTACGGTACCACTTTAGAAGGAAGTGATTTGGGTTGTTTTAATTGTTCGGGAAACAGCAATTATAACAATGTGCAAGTGCCTATAAAAGGCTGTATTAATTTATGGGGAGCTATGTTAGACACCTCTTTTATAAATTTGGCAAGCAATAGTGCCGATAATATTCCCACCATTTCTTTTCATGGCGATG comes from the Chitinophagales bacterium genome and includes:
- a CDS encoding SMI1/KNR4 family protein, which encodes MKKILENILLKIENLGGESRELIFENPASEEQLLKIEKELNYKIPNEFRNVLLNVSAHLEFKWFLPDDFELPKELDGIFCGEIHWGTNFIIDFNKSKDNWIKVCFPDQNNEYDKVWHNKFVFQEVGNGDYLSIDISEENYGKIIYLSHDDGEGHGFIMSNSFTELIDNWGNLGFPGGEDWQWLPFTKNKNSGINPKCKNANTWKKIIGVE
- a CDS encoding Type 1 glutamine amidotransferase-like domain-containing protein, with the translated sequence MKKLFLSSSFVDVSEFLEPFLGEKLKNRRITFIPTASIPEEYKAYVENDQKAFEKLGLIIEELDISSTGTNQIEKVIKKNDFIYVSGGNTFYLLQELKISGADKIILEEIKKGKPYIGASAGSIIMSENIKYVEKMDDKAKAKKLTDYNALNIVDFYTLPHHTNQPFKKSVEEIIVDYRDKIDLIPISNTEAIQVNGENIKIVGTK